One window from the genome of Candidatus Caccoplasma merdavium encodes:
- a CDS encoding O-methyltransferase — protein sequence MAEEENIQEYILAHIDAEGDLLARLSRDTYIHSLRPRMMSGHLQGRILKMICRLQRPRRLLEIGTFTGYSTLCLAEGMPADAELHTVEIDDEIEDFTRAHLSQSPVADRIHLHMGDAFDVVPRLGGMFDLVFIDADKRRYSDYYDMVFDRVSPGGVILADNTLWDSKVCDGHSHDTQTRAVMAFNDKIAADDRIEKVILPLRDGLTVMWKKHSPSAL from the coding sequence ATGGCCGAAGAGGAGAATATTCAAGAATATATTCTTGCCCACATCGATGCCGAGGGCGATTTGTTGGCTCGCCTGAGTCGCGATACCTATATCCATTCGTTGCGGCCCCGCATGATGTCGGGTCATTTGCAGGGACGCATTCTCAAAATGATATGCCGCCTGCAACGTCCGCGGCGCCTGCTCGAAATAGGCACGTTTACCGGTTACTCCACCCTGTGCCTGGCCGAGGGTATGCCTGCCGACGCCGAGTTGCACACGGTCGAAATCGACGATGAAATCGAAGATTTTACCCGGGCGCACTTGTCGCAGTCACCGGTCGCCGACCGCATACATCTGCACATGGGCGATGCCTTCGATGTCGTGCCCCGGCTCGGCGGCATGTTCGATTTGGTCTTTATCGATGCCGACAAGCGCCGTTACTCCGACTACTACGACATGGTCTTCGACCGGGTCTCTCCCGGAGGGGTGATATTGGCCGACAATACGTTGTGGGACAGCAAGGTGTGCGACGGTCATTCCCACGACACCCAGACGCGCGCCGTCATGGCCTTCAACGATAAAATCGCGGCCGACGACCGCATCGAGAAGGTCATTCTTCCCTTGCGCGACGGCCTTACCGTGATGTGGAAAAAACATTCTCCCTCGGCGCTTTGA